The following are encoded together in the Mycteria americana isolate JAX WOST 10 ecotype Jacksonville Zoo and Gardens chromosome 2, USCA_MyAme_1.0, whole genome shotgun sequence genome:
- the TMUB1 gene encoding transmembrane and ubiquitin-like domain-containing protein 1 — translation MALIEGVGDEVTVLFALLLVAVVLGLAWASTRAPEPAATPRDAATLPEEGPSAAPTPVEHKAPAAAAAAGAAPDGAGGLAAGLRSRAGPSPAQGPLGEGDGGPAEPTMVLRLKFLNDTERLARVRPGDTVGALKRAYFPGQEQQVRLIYQGQLLRDDAQSLAALHLAHNSVLHCHISQHSPAPAPAGPHASADPVHAALNVGSLMLPLFVLMLAVLWYFQLQYRHVFTATATTFLAGLTLLFSFMAFTMYRR, via the exons atggcgctGATCGAGGGCGTTGGCGATGAGGTGACCGTGCTTTTCGCGTTGTTGCTGGTCGCCGTGGTGCTGGGGCTGGCCTGGGCCTCCACCCGCGCCCCCGAGCCCGCCGCGACGCCCCGCGATGCCGCGACGCTGCCCGAGGAGGGCCCGAGCGCTGCCCCGACCCCCGTCGAGCACaaggccccggcggcggcggcggcggccggggcggcccccgatggggcgggcgggctggcggcggggctgcggtCCCGGGCCGGCCCCTCACCCGCGCAGGGCCCCCTCGGTGAGGGGGAcggcggccccgccgagcccacCATGGTGCTGCGGCTGAAGTTCCTCAACGACACGGAGCGCCTGGCCCGGGTGCGCCCCGGCGACACCGTCGGGGCCCTGAAGAG GGCCTATTtccccgggcaggagcagcaagTGCGGCTGATCTACCAGGGCCAGCTGCTGCGTGACGACGCCCAGAGCCTGGCCGCCCTGCACCTCGCCCACAACAGCGTCCTGCACTGCCACatctcccagcacagcccggcccccgcgcccgccggcccccaTGCCTCCGCCGACCCCGTGCACGCCGCCCTCAACGTGGGCAGCCTCATGCTGCCGCTCTTCGTGCTGATGCTGGCCGTGCTCTGGTACTTCCAGCTGCAGTACCGCCACGTCTTCACCGCCACCGCGACCACCTTCCTGGCCGGCCTCACCCTCCTCTTCAGCTTCATGGCCTTCACCATGTACCGCAGATAG